The DNA segment CTTCACGAAGAAGGGGGCGGGTACTGGTCATCACTGGGTCATTCACACTCAGCACAACAACGCTGTGAGCGAATTAATTCCCAGTATTTTCTCTGCAACATCGGAAAGGAAGAAATTTTGCTACAAATACCCAGGTCAAAGCCTTAAAATTATTTTATTTATAATAATTTTTTTAATACCCAAGTTGGTCGAGAAGATCACACACCATACCCAATGCGCTATCGACACTTTGCTGCCGGATGTCCTGCCTACTTCCTCGAAAATGGCACTCACGAACATTGACTGGCGCCTGTGGCAATGCCACACCAATAAAGACCGTTCCCACTGGATGTCCCCCCTGTGTGGCAGGTCCCGCCACTCCGGTGAGTCCAACCCCAATATCTGCTTGACACGTACGTCTTGCTCCCTCTGCTAGCTCAGCAGCAGTATCTTCCGCAACAGGGCCCATTTTCTGTAGCGTAGCGGCGGATACGCCTGCCAAACGGTGTTTGAGGTCAGTGGCATAGACAACAAGACCGCCGCGCAGTACCGCACTGGCACCTGGCACCGATGCAAGGCTCGCGCAAAACATTCCTGCTGTCAGCGACTCGGCCGCAGCAATGGTAAGACGACGCTTGCTCAGATCCGCGATTGTCGCTACAGCGAGAGGAGATAGCACCGTCTCCATGAGTTACCCGTGGACCTCAGAGCCAGCGCCAGGAGCCTCTCCAGCGGAGCTTGTCACCGATGCAGCGGTATCTCCCGGCTGAGGAGCACGATAGGCCTTCCAAATGTAGTCAACACCGGTGACGACAGTCAGGATAAGAGCCACGCCCATGACGATCCAACCGCACCAGGCAAGCCAACCATCGTAGGGAATGAGAAGGAGGAAGACGGCCAAGGTTTGTGTCATAGTCTTAGCCTTACCACCACGGCTAGCGGGGACAACTCGATCTTTGAGGACAGTAAGACGCCAAATGGTGATACCAATTTCTCGGATGAGAAGAATAGCCGTCACCCACCACCAGAGTTTCCCAACAATATTCAAGCTGATAAGTGCCGCCGCCATAATGGCCTTATCTGCAATAGGATCGGCAATCTTGCCAAAGTCAGTGACAAGCCCATAACGGCGCGCAATATGGCCGTCAGCGGTATCCGTCGCCATCGCAATACAGAAAATCACAACAGCCCAGATACGCGCAGTAGCTTCCGGGGTAACACAGAAAAAAACCGCCAGAAATGCTGGTACGAGGAGAATCCGAGTAGCCGTTAGAACGTTGGGGATATTCCATACTTTCGCACGGGTTTCTTCCATCATCGCCATGTGGCCCATCCTTCGTATAGCTAGTGCACAGCCACGTACCATTCTAGTCTGCCCGCTCCCCTAACTTCTGTCGAGGCGCTATTCTGGTTGCTATGACGAACACTCCCGCTGCCGGTTCCACCGCCGTCAGTGTACGAGCTGCCACCACCCATGATGTCCCTGGGATTAAAGCCCTAGTTGACATCTACGCTGGCAAGATTCTTCTTGCCAAGAA comes from the Lawsonella clevelandensis genome and includes:
- a CDS encoding CinA family protein: METVLSPLAVATIADLSKRRLTIAAAESLTAGMFCASLASVPGASAVLRGGLVVYATDLKHRLAGVSAATLQKMGPVAEDTAAELAEGARRTCQADIGVGLTGVAGPATQGGHPVGTVFIGVALPQAPVNVRECHFRGSRQDIRQQSVDSALGMVCDLLDQLGY
- the pgsA gene encoding CDP-diacylglycerol--glycerol-3-phosphate 3-phosphatidyltransferase, with product MAMMEETRAKVWNIPNVLTATRILLVPAFLAVFFCVTPEATARIWAVVIFCIAMATDTADGHIARRYGLVTDFGKIADPIADKAIMAAALISLNIVGKLWWWVTAILLIREIGITIWRLTVLKDRVVPASRGGKAKTMTQTLAVFLLLIPYDGWLAWCGWIVMGVALILTVVTGVDYIWKAYRAPQPGDTAASVTSSAGEAPGAGSEVHG